A region of the Cryptococcus neoformans var. neoformans B-3501A chromosome 6, whole genome shotgun sequence genome:
GCAAAAAGAGCTATTTAAACTTAGACAGATCCCCTAGAAGCCGCACAAGAGATATCTCAAAATGGCATATAGAACACTTACCCGCTCTTTGCCTCGCTCGCTTGTTACACCAATTCGTTTCCCCTTTCGATCTCTCTCCACCACTCTTCGCCGAAGTGATATCCTCTCCGACCTTGAAGAGAAGCTCCACCCTCGAGAGTTAgttgaaagaaaaaagaagttgatggaagagaaataTGCTGATAAATTGAGAAAGGCTGCTGAAAAGTGAGTTCTAACTATCCCCATTGGCTAATTTATCCAAGAAATCGCTGAGTGTTCGATCGTAGGGAAGGCGTCCAGGATATCGAAGAGCTCAAAAAGAAGGTACTTCAACCCAAGCTTGATGCTGCCAAGGAAGCTGCTAGACTTgcagaagaaaaaatcAAGGCTGAGAAGCAACTCAAGGAGGATccggtggagaagaaggtcgtAGCTgagcgaaagaagaagttggagaagaaggaggtttCGCAGGCCGAGGGTGACAAGTCAGGTATCAAGGTGAGCTGTTTCTGATTAGAACGGTCTGTAATACTCGCTTATTGTCGTATAGCCCCTGTCATCCATTATCAATCTCCCTCTTATTCACCTTACCCCACACGACACTAACGCCATCTCCCAAATCTGGAATGCCTATCACACTTCCCACCCTACCCTCTCCAACTCATTCCTCTCTGCGTCCCTCCCTGCATCCACATACGCTTCCATGCTCGCTCTCGCCAAACAAAACCCTTTCTTCGTTATTCCCCTTCCTCGATTATCAGAAGCTCCCGTCGAAGCTGCCAATCACCCTGAGATGAAGACTGACGAGTACGAAATGTTCTACCTTCAGTGGCTCTTCCACCCCACCCCTaccgcctcttctcctccttcctccgaGCCTAATCCCGAACCCTTACCTTTAACCACCTCCGCTATCTTCACACCTCTAGAAGAATTTAAAAAGTCTGGCGAATGGGCCCAACCTTACCTCGTCTTGACCCATTACCCCGACCTCGCCCAGACCCACTCTCTCGTCCTTATGCGAGGCGAAATCTCCCCTGCATCCGCTTCTGGCCCTCCTGGGAGTCTCGCGAACCCAGGTTTCTTGCTGTCCCAGCAACAAGCTCAGTTGTTGGCTTTGGCCTTGCAGAGGTTCTATTGCACTGATATTCCTGTACCAGGGGAGTCGGTCAAGcagaaggatgaaagacTGAAGAGGCAAGACGCATTGAGAGGGTTTAGGGAAAGGCCTGAAGAATGGAACTGGACGGGTTTGGTGGAAATGGCTTATGGGGGTTTGGTATAAGCCGATAGAAGTTCATCAAAATGCATATGTGACACATCAAAGCCTTTTGATTTCGATTTCATTTGACTAGCCCATTAAGGGGATCCTCATTACATAGCATGATGGTAATGGGGACGATGTGCGATAAGCATCTGTAGATGTAGATTGGGAGTAAATTGAGGTTTATTTATCATGTCAAGCGTTGCTGCACAGTCGTAGGGTTGGTGCGGTTCAAATTGATCCGTACACGCAGAAAGGACGAATATCAACAAAGTAACTATAAATACGTAGTATGTATGCGTGCGGTTCAGTAAAGCGTTGCACGGACAGGTTGATGGAGGCTGATAATTTTACGTAAAATGTTTTTACAAAGGGGGAACCTGCCTATTTATGCGCTGTTTACCGCTGTTCTCACCATTCGTTTCTTCGTAGGTAGTCGTTCGTCGTTATATCAGTCGATCGAATACTTGCAACTTGAACGTCAAGGAATAGCCATTACCAATGATATTAGACATATCAACACCATTCCCGTCTCTCGAACCAAACACCCTgtactccttctccccgtACCCGCTTTCTCCGCGCAGACACCTCAATCACGTTCTCTTGCACCCTCCTAGCGATCAACCTCAACCGCAACCCCAAGCTGGACCCAGCACATCTTCCCTTCGTGGTGTGAATTATTgcaaagagagagatgagatcaACAAATTGATGAGACGAGCTGAAAGACGAGCTTTGATGGGTAAGAATCCTGCAGGAATGATgctgggaagagaagatgaggaagttGCAATAGAAGAGGACGTATTGGAGCACGAGCAGGTATGTTGCTGAATTTGGTATTGTGAACGATATGTGCTAAATAGGGTAAAAGATGAACGTAAACATGTTTGGCCATCGGTTCCTATTACCCTTCGGGAGACGGCAGACACAGATGGAAATGGACTCTGCCCCCGTATGTAAATTGATTTGCTTTGAGTGAACGGTATTTAACGTAGTTTCTCAATCAgtcaccatctccttcagaACCAGATAATGAGCATCGCCAAGAAGACAACTCCATGGCTGTTCCAGTGAACACTTTACCagatgaagacgacgatgaggcGCGAGGTCAAGATCTCGATGCCAGTATagaggatatggatgaCACCGACGAATATGATGATTTCGGGGACGGTGCAGAGGGTGTGGAAGCCAGAGATCTGGATGGTGACATGGAAGATATGGATGAGGAATAGTACTGTATCATCAACCATTGTATCTGCTACTGCCTCTACGTCTGCTTCACCTCATAAACAATCATCGGCTGCGCCGTCATCTAACGATCCATCTGCGTCTTCTGCGACCGCGCTCACCTGAACCGGCTGCCCAaccttcctcgtctccctctctcgaaccttcaccatcttcctcttcctaaTCTTCCATCACTGTTGCATCAACTTGGGACCTACATCATCCGACACAACCTCTTTGCCAAAGCAAAGCAACGCCGCGTCCAGCAGAAATCacatctcttccctctaCAGCACTTAAGCTCGGCGGCTGCAGAGCCAATTAAGTTCTCGGGCTGATCCTACTTCTGCCGAACCCTCAAATTCAATCTCCACCAGCTCGCACCCACTTGTCAGTTCTTCGGTAGCGACCTCGTCATCAGGAAGCCGATCTCCTAACTCTGTAGGGCAAGCTCTGCATCCATTTCGAACTTTTTGGTTGCTTGTTCAGGGCCGACCACACCGGAGCCTGCTAGTTCCCAACCCGCAGTGAATTCGGAAGTACCTTTGTCtacagcttcttcaaatcccTGTACTTCTCAGTCCATATCTCAACCTTCCGCCCAAAGCTCGGGAACCCCTCTGCCGTTAGAATTTGATACCTTGCAGAGATTAAGACTAAAACGCATAGTCACGCACATCGACGTACATATAACTCAATTACCCAATACAACTTGTTCCAATGAGAAAACCTATTAAAAATAAAAATCATCTGATGCAAACTACCACAGAAAGTAATTCGTCTATTCTTGCTTCTAATTCGGCCTGTTAAAACTTGATGATCTCGCTTTGCTCAAGCTTCTATTTCTTTGAATCCGTTGGGATATACTCCACATGGGTAACGGAAGGCTTGCCAGACAGTTTTTCGTCAAACGTTTCAACGGGAATAGTATCATCAAAGTGGGCTTCGTGGCCAGCGAACTGATCAACGGTTGTCGAAGCGAATTTCCTGGCAGAGATTTTGTTCTCAAAGAGGACGTCGAGTTCACCATATGTCCTGTCTTTGGCTTCGGGAAGCCTGAAGAACGTCCAGATGAGACATAGGAAAGCAAACCCGCCCCAGAAAAAGCCGGTCTTGGTACCCCAATTCAACTTGGCAGAGTTGAGGAAATAAGGCATGATAACAGCGTTAACGATACCAATGATGACGTATGAGATTCGAGCGATGCTATTGAGGTAGTAGTGTTGATTAGCCACTGACTGAAAGACACAGTAAAAAAATTGGCAATTACCAATTGCTACTCACACAACGGTTTTGGCCCTGAGCCGAGTTGAGGAAATTTCACCGACGATGGTGTAACAAACAGGACCAACAGTAGCATCGCATAATGCAGTGTAAACGAGAAGCAATGCACCAACAGCCCATCTAGGAAGAAGCGCCAATCAGCGTCGAGTAGCCCGAGGACTGAACTCACTAAGCACCCGAATTTGAGACTGAAACGAAGCCTAGTCCTCCAATGACTACAAGGAAGACGACCATGCCGGCGAGACCGACCAAATATAGTCTTCTTCGGCCAACACTTCCCATAAGGATCTGAACAAAGGAGCATTTTAGCTCATTATCTATATCCAAAGAAATAATACCTACCCATGAAACAACAGTCCCGCAGATACCGAGAGCGTACTGGGCAATGGACAGGTTAAAGGCCTGGGTAATAGGGAGACCGGCTTGCTCCAGGAAGAAAGTAGAATAGGCCATAAATGCTACCCAAGGACAAGTACATCAGCCGGGGGCCGATAAACCTCATAAGGCAAAGACCGACCACCACCACACAGATTCTGAACCATCCAAGCCGCAGCCGCAATCTCTGTCCTGCGAAGATCGACACCTCTGAAGCAATCCCAATAACTGGTACCTTCGGCCATGGTCTTTTCAATGGCGTTGGTGTGTTTCATGAGGGAGAGCGAgttctcaacctcctcatcaGAAGGGTTGCCAAAGAGCCGTCGAATTGTTCGTCGAGCATCATCGTGTCGGCCGTTTCGTACTTGCCACCAAGGTGATTCGGGGGCGAAAAGACAGCCAACTAAAATTGGAACGGGCTAAATCCCTGTGATCGAAATTGTTGTTAGTGACGGACAACGGAAATTCAGGATTTTTGGAGAAATGCGTGTCCTGCCTGTATGATACATTATTACTAGTCCGTAGTAGTTAGGCCAGTTACCAGAGGAGAACGTCAGACTGTATCTTTCAACAGAGGTTGAGTCCACTTTTTCATGAATCCTGAAGATTTCATCTGAAATGGAATTCAACTGTCAGACAGCCTGTCGATTCACCGTCTATTATTGTCCCGGCTAATTCGGCCATATATCTTCTGTAACGATCTTGAGTAGTTGCTGGGCATTATGTGAATGGCACTTTGCGTTGATTGCGATCAGGCACTGTGAGGCACTGTGGTGATATTGGATTTGAGGTGGAAGATAATATGTACATTAAGAGAATTTTTCCGTGTAACTATTATTATTGTATAATAACAACTATACTGTACAGTTATAAGCGTATATATCGCCCCGTTATTTGGCAAAGACAAAATCAATGCTTCTAGGCGCTATCCGTGATTGTCAGCTCGCAGAATAGTCGTTGCAAAAAATACACTGACCAGGCCCGATATCAACGTTTTCTGGAATCTCTACACCATCTCCGGTGATATCCAACAACCTGATGTTCAACGCCAACTCTGTCAAGATCTTCATCGGGAGTCAGTACTGACTGATAATTAGGGTATAAACCAAACTTGCCTGTATGTAGTTTGCAGAATCTTGACTAGTCATTCCGCCATCTTTCAATACCTTTATCCCATCACTCCATTCTGCAAGCTGCGCCGCATGTATCGCATCCAAATCCAGCAAACTTTTCTCCGAAGTCACACCAGTGGCGGTTGGTagagatgagatgagagagaagcTCAGCTTGGATATGAGGTTGGGTGAGCGAGAATTGACTGGAGTGCTAGACTCTTGCTTGACAGAAGAGATGCTAGAGATTTTGACTGCATATGAACCATGATATCAAATGACTGGCGATACTCTGAGCACAGAAAGGACTCACTGCGGTGCGTGAGAGATTCAAAAGACGGACTTCCGGATCGCTGCTCAAAATCGTCCCAAGCAATCGTCTTTCTGTCCTCCGACTACAACTCGCCCTTCCGTATCAGCTCTCATCTAAAAAACACCGAACCATAACAAAAACGAAAACACTCAAAACTTACCAGACGCAAAAATCTCAATGGTTTACTCGGATTCGCTTTCGCGATAACAGCCATACCCGGTACAAGCAACCTCGCCGCATTAAACCATCCACCTTGCAACATGCACCCTACTCTCTGTTCACAAACAACATCCCAaacctccttccccacTTTTTCCTTCAAACTTCTCACCGCGCTTCTCCG
Encoded here:
- a CDS encoding hypothetical protein (HMMPfam hit to ATP11, ATP11 protein, score: 72.5, E(): 1.1e-18) produces the protein MAYRTLTRSLPRSLVTPIRFPFRSLSTTLRRSDILSDLEEKLHPRELVERKKKLMEEKYADKLRKAAEKEGVQDIEELKKKVLQPKLDAAKEAARLAEEKIKAEKQLKEDPVEKKVVAERKKKLEKKEVSQAEGDKSGIKPLSSIINLPLIHLTPHDTNAISQIWNAYHTSHPTLSNSFLSASLPASTYASMLALAKQNPFFVIPLPRLSEAPVEAANHPEMKTDEYEMFYLQWLFHPTPTASSPPSSEPNPEPLPLTTSAIFTPLEEFKKSGEWAQPYLVLTHYPDLAQTHSLVLMRGEISPASASGPPGSLANPGFLLSQQQAQLLALALQRFYCTDIPVPGESVKQKDERLKRQDALRGFRERPEEWNWTGLVEMAYGGLV